In one window of Musa acuminata AAA Group cultivar baxijiao chromosome BXJ3-2, Cavendish_Baxijiao_AAA, whole genome shotgun sequence DNA:
- the LOC103976717 gene encoding non-specific lipid transfer protein GPI-anchored 31, with protein sequence MVGVRVCVWVILWVAAAKHGDGVTVSAPAPSLDCSSAFLELTDCLTFVENGSTVAKPAGKCCSGLKKVVKKEVSCLCDVFKQGASLGVNITKALTLPSACGVSTPPFSKCNTDIAGVPAAAPVPSPSPGAPSSASTGAPSPLPGKSSAVSLFPGPCFRLLGSMGLTLWLHHQLQGL encoded by the exons ATGGTTGGGGTTAGGGTTTGTGTTTGGGTCATCCTGTGGGTAGCTGCAGCCAAGCATGGTGATGGTGTCACTGTGAGTGCACCAGCACCCTCCCTGGACTGCTCATCTGCTTTCCTTGAGCTGACTGACTGCCTGACCTTTGTGGAGAATGGCAGCACTGTGGCCAAGCCAGCAGGGAAGTGCTGCTCTGGTCTCAAGAAGGTGGTCAAGAAGGAGGTCTCCTGCCTCTGTGATGTCTTCAAACAAGGAGCAAGCCTTGGTGTCAACATCACCAAGGCCCTTACCCTTCCCTCTGCCTGTGGGGTGTCCACTCCTCCCTTCAGCAAGTGCaaca CTGATATTGCTGGTGTTCCTGCAGCAGCTCCTG TGCCATCTCCTTCACCTGGTGCTCCTTCCTCGGCGTCTACTGGAGCTCCATCTCCATTACCGGGCAAGTCAAGTGCTGTGTCGCTGTTCCCAGGTCCATGCTTCCGCCTCCTGGGAAGCATGGGACTGACACTGTGGCTGCACCACCAGTTGCAGGGACTCTAG
- the LOC103976715 gene encoding probable protein phosphatase 2C BIPP2C1, with product MADIPLAGLLDLRLSPASFKVSPPGPPPLPLRRSFSGPPPAPTTTRSKVVPQALSRSTMELFSTTECSDGSVIFRFGDATEAKRDEVADVAPAESTVLEKDLETLGKSEAKDSEEKGSCEINQQKAERYDLEMKESESVVIGEVRDEGWSVSEIRDLGLVETDPNMDDGICLKESVIASDETITAVETEMQEKPRGFDGNEELKRTVAELSEESCISVVDGVESLIEDQETDVNSVDVGKRINEDKYSDELTNKLKGGDASGNDKVAEDIDLDIHVSSESLLVETPDENSDSSLGASEVYVAPVNDNEIEVNSVFETSPLSIGSDIDESKDESGDGTTILETLKHSEERISDMDFESGNGNNLEETLKQSEEGISDMDVELRDDSPDRITTEATQERNELRSPMDVEVEDDSSGGLLQQTGHIEAIEIPVHERVEIMETQFEGSEVSRVSSAAKDITGMAVESIPSCAEDHGNSGDVEILARAETTEGTRDEENGEGVDSNRVDHVPASLLFLSSGAAILPHPSKALTGGEDAYFAALDSWFGVADGVGQWSFEGINAGLYARELMENCVKFVSKYEGTKPDEILIKSAAEARSPGSSTVLVGYFDGKVLHVANIGDSGFIVLRNGTVFRRSTPMVYGFNFPLQIERGDDPSRYIEMYEIDLDEGDVIVTATDGLFDNIYEREIAAIVSKSLQASLKPREIAEFLAMRAQEVGRSASARSPFADAALAAGYPGFTGGKLDDVTVVVSIVQRSNQ from the exons ATGGCGGATATCCCCTTGGCCGGGCTTCTCGACCTCCGCCTTTCCCCCGCCTCCTTCAAGGTCTCCCCTCCAGGTCCGCCGCCCCTCCCCCTCCGCCGCTCCTTCTCCGGGCCTCCGCCGGCCCCGACGACGACGAGGTCCAAGGTTGTTCCGCAGGCCCTATCGCGATCCACTATGGAGCTCTTCTCCACCACCG AGTGCTCCGACGGCAGCGTCATCTTCCGTTTTGGTGATGCGACCGAAGCGAAGAGGGACGAGGTTGCTGATGTTGCTCCTGCTGAAAGCACCGTTCTGGAGAAAGATTTGGAAACGTTGGGGAAATCGGAAGCGAAAGATTCCGAGGAGAAAGGCTCTTGTGAGATAAACCAACAAAAAGCTGAAAGATACGATCTTGAGATGAAGGAATCAGAGTCGGTGGTGATAGGTGAAGTAAGAGATGAAGGGTGGTCCGTTTCGGAGATTAGAGATCTGGGACTGGTTGAGACAGATCCAAATATGGATGATGGGATCTGTCTGAAGGAGAGTGTGATAGCCAGTGATGAAACAATTACTGCTGTGGAGACTGAGATGCAAGAAAAGCCCAGGGGGTTTGATGGTAATGAAGAACTGAAGAGGACAGTTGCAGAACTAAGTGAGGAGAGCTGCATCTCTGTTGTTGATGGTGTTGAATCTTTGATCGAAGATCAAGAAACAGATGTGAACTCTGTGGATGTTGGCAAAAGGATTAATGAAGATAAATATTCTGACGAGCTGACAAACAAATTAAAAGGAGGAGATGCTTCTGGCAATGATAAGGTAGCAGAAGATATTGATTTGGACATTCATGTTTCATCAGAAAGTCTGTTAGTTGAGACTCCTGACGAAAATTCTGATTCGTCTCTGGGAGCATCAGAAGTATATGTCGCTCCAGTTAATGACAATGAAATAGAAGTAAACTCTGTCTTTGAAACTTCGCCATTATCGATTGGTTCTGATATAGATGAGTCAAAGGATGAATCCGGTGATGGAACTACCATACTGGAGACACTAAAACACAGTGAAGAGAGAATATCTGACATGGATTTTGAATCCGGTAATGGAAATAACTTAGAAGAGACACTAAAACAAAGTGAAGAGGGAATCTCTGACATGGACGTTGAGCTTAGAGATGACTCCCCTGATAGAATCACCACTGAAGCAACTCAAGAACGCAATGAATTGAGAAGTCCTATGGATGTTGAGGTGGAAGATGATTCTAGTGGTGGCTTGCTGCAGCAGACTGGTCATATTGAAGCTATAGAAATTCCAGTTCATGAGAGAGTTGAAATCATGGAAACTCAATTTGAAGGTTCTGAGGTTTCACGAGTGTCTAGTGCAGCCAAGGACATTACTGGCATGGCTGTGGAATCAATCCCCTCTTGCGCAGAAGATCATGGGAACAGCGGTGATGTTGAAATCCTAGCCAGA GCTGAAACTACTGAAGGGACCAGAGATGAAGAGAATGGTGAAGGTGTAGATTCTAATAG GGTGGACCATGTACCAGCAAGCTTACTTTTCTTGTCTTCAGGAGCTGCAATCTTGCCCCATCCTTCAAAG GCGTTGACAGGTGGTGAAGATGCTTATTTTGCGGCTTTGGATAGCTGGTTTGGTGTAGCTGATGGAGTAGGCCAGTGGTCGTTTGAAG GAATCAATGCGGGGCTGTATGCCAGAGAACTGATGGAGAATTGTGTAAAGTTTGTCTCAAAATATGAAGGAACTAAACCAGATGAGATCCTGATCAAGAGTGCTGCTGAAGCAAGATCTCCAGGCTCATCTACAGTTTTGGTTGGTTATTTTGATGGAAAG GTCCTTCATGTAGCTAATATTGGAGATTCTGGATTTATCGTACTAAGGAATGGCACTGTTTTCAGAAGGTCTACTCCAATGGTTTATGGGTTTAACTTCCCTTTGCAGATTGAAAGGGGTGATGACCCTTCAAGGTACATAGAG ATGTACGAAATTGACTTGGATGAAGGGGATGTTATTGTGACTGCAACCGATGGACTATTTGACAATATATACGAACGAGAAATAGCAGCCATTGTATCCAAATCACTGCAAGCAAGTCTGAAGCCAAGG GAAATTGCAGAGTTCCTGGCAATGAGGGCACAGGAGGTGGGCAGATCAGCATCAGCTAGGAGTCCATTTGCAGATGCAGCCCTTGCAGCTGGATATCCTGGCTTCACAGGAGGTAAACTCGATGATGTGACTGTCGTGGTCTCCATCGTACAGAGATCCAACCAATGA